One window of Solwaraspora sp. WMMA2056 genomic DNA carries:
- a CDS encoding response regulator, which produces MADTQAGAERRRVLIAEDEALIRLDLAEMLVEEGYDVVGEAGDGETAVRLAEELKPDLVILDIKMPIMDGLAAAERIAAGRIAPVVILTAFSQRDLVERARAAGAMAYLVKPFQKSDLVPAIEIALSRYSELATLESEVAGLADRLETRKVVERAKGMLMTSYGMTEPQAFKWIQRMAMDHRMTMRDVAERILAETPGETAGETTPTQQ; this is translated from the coding sequence GTGGCCGACACGCAGGCGGGTGCCGAGCGCAGGCGGGTACTGATCGCAGAGGACGAGGCGCTGATCCGACTCGATCTGGCGGAGATGCTCGTCGAGGAGGGCTACGACGTCGTCGGTGAGGCCGGCGACGGGGAGACCGCGGTGCGCCTCGCCGAGGAGCTCAAGCCCGATCTGGTGATCCTCGACATCAAGATGCCGATCATGGACGGGCTGGCGGCGGCCGAGCGGATCGCCGCGGGCCGGATCGCCCCGGTGGTGATCCTCACCGCGTTCAGCCAGCGCGACCTGGTGGAGCGGGCCCGTGCCGCTGGTGCGATGGCGTACCTGGTCAAGCCGTTCCAGAAGAGTGACCTGGTGCCGGCGATCGAGATCGCGCTGTCGCGCTACAGCGAGCTGGCCACCCTCGAGTCCGAGGTCGCCGGGTTGGCCGACCGGTTGGAGACCCGCAAGGTCGTCGAGCGGGCCAAGGGCATGCTGATGACCTCGTACGGGATGACCGAGCCCCAGGCCTTCAAGTGGATCCAGCGGATGGCGATGGACCACCGGATGACCATGCGCGACGTCGCGGAGCGGATCCTGGCCGAGACTCCGGGCGAGACCGCCGGTGAGACCACCCCTACGCAGCAGTGA
- a CDS encoding UbiA family prenyltransferase, which yields MTTTSVEVSRQSWRMTGRYLGWCVIEARPAVLAIYTMRFLVAGALATVAAPETTAAWWRMPVALAAWLCVAASVYLFDGVTDVVGDRVNGSRRPIARGVLPVPVAAGVATAWAGLAVAGAAVLGVAWLGLVGLALLLGWAYSAPPLRLKRWSVAAGATVVLAGLVTFTAGAVAAGGGGVPPALLVFAVAMSCWMGLVGALAKDLSDVAGDAATGRRTSAVLRGVPAAGRRVSVNALLVAVAFGAAAVGVDPVLRWPAAALAGGAVAIAVTCRRRRPAGPTRQPYRIFMTTQYVAHGAVPVGIAFA from the coding sequence ATGACCACGACGTCTGTCGAAGTGTCCAGGCAAAGCTGGCGAATGACGGGCCGCTACCTGGGCTGGTGTGTCATCGAGGCCAGGCCCGCCGTACTGGCGATCTACACGATGCGCTTCCTGGTCGCCGGCGCGCTGGCCACCGTCGCCGCGCCGGAGACCACCGCCGCGTGGTGGCGGATGCCGGTGGCGCTCGCCGCCTGGCTCTGCGTCGCCGCCAGCGTCTACCTGTTCGACGGGGTGACCGATGTGGTCGGCGACCGGGTCAACGGCTCCCGCCGGCCGATCGCCCGCGGCGTACTGCCGGTGCCGGTGGCGGCGGGGGTGGCCACGGCCTGGGCGGGTCTTGCGGTGGCCGGGGCCGCTGTCCTCGGTGTGGCCTGGCTCGGCCTGGTCGGCCTGGCGCTGCTGCTCGGCTGGGCCTACTCCGCGCCGCCGCTTCGCCTGAAGCGGTGGAGCGTGGCCGCCGGGGCCACCGTGGTACTGGCCGGACTGGTGACGTTCACCGCCGGGGCGGTAGCGGCCGGTGGCGGCGGCGTGCCGCCCGCGCTGCTGGTGTTCGCCGTCGCGATGTCGTGTTGGATGGGTCTCGTCGGCGCGCTGGCCAAGGACCTGTCCGACGTCGCCGGTGACGCGGCGACCGGGCGACGGACCTCGGCGGTGCTGCGTGGTGTGCCGGCCGCTGGGCGACGGGTGTCGGTCAACGCGCTCCTGGTGGCCGTCGCGTTCGGCGCGGCGGCGGTCGGGGTGGATCCGGTGCTGCGCTGGCCGGCGGCGGCCCTGGCCGGCGGGGCCGTGGCGATCGCGGTGACCTGCCGGCGGCGCCGACCGGCCGGGCCGACGCGGCAGCCGTACCGGATCTTCATGACCACCCAGTACGTCGCTCACGGGGCGGTACCGGTCGGGATCGCGTTCGCCTGA
- a CDS encoding acyl carrier protein, which translates to MRADDHDQPAATDGARYRQTLQALQRVLARILVDAGEPDPGPIPPERRITDVAANSVQLLQVHAGLEEELGIEIAAAALFEHDSLADLARHLCPTG; encoded by the coding sequence ATGCGTGCCGACGACCACGACCAGCCGGCGGCGACCGACGGCGCCAGGTACCGGCAGACCCTGCAGGCCCTGCAGCGGGTGCTGGCCCGGATCCTGGTGGACGCCGGCGAACCGGACCCCGGACCGATCCCACCGGAGCGCCGGATCACCGACGTCGCCGCCAACTCGGTGCAGCTGTTGCAGGTACACGCCGGTCTGGAGGAGGAACTCGGCATCGAGATCGCCGCCGCCGCGTTGTTCGAGCACGACAGCCTGGCCGACCTCGCCCGGCACCTCTGCCCGACCGGCTGA
- a CDS encoding AfsR/SARP family transcriptional regulator, whose amino-acid sequence MLHFQVLGPLEVFDDDGTVVTPTPPKVGRVLALLLLRANQVVSTDAIIDELWGEDPPPSAVGTAQTYIYQLRKCLDPRIRTGGEWLLTKPPGYLMRIAPSQLDATTFEALSRQGRQMLERGQPEQAAPLLRRALELWQGQSLANLRRGGLLQAHAIRLEEDRMRTLELRIQADAELGLHRQLIGEIRSLVATNPLNEWLYGQLMVALARTGRRGEALQTYQDLRRVLDHQLGLTPQPELQRLHRELLSHGEPAMSSTWLYRSVLSAA is encoded by the coding sequence ATGCTGCATTTCCAGGTACTCGGCCCACTCGAGGTGTTCGACGACGACGGCACCGTCGTCACCCCGACCCCACCGAAGGTCGGCCGGGTCCTCGCCCTGCTTCTGCTGCGCGCCAACCAGGTGGTGTCGACCGACGCGATCATCGACGAGTTGTGGGGCGAGGATCCGCCGCCCAGCGCGGTCGGTACCGCCCAGACCTACATCTACCAGCTGCGCAAGTGCCTGGACCCCCGGATCCGTACCGGCGGGGAGTGGCTGCTCACCAAGCCGCCCGGCTATCTGATGCGGATCGCACCCAGCCAGCTGGACGCGACCACCTTCGAAGCCCTGTCCCGCCAGGGTCGGCAGATGCTGGAGCGGGGCCAACCGGAGCAGGCCGCGCCACTGTTGCGTCGCGCGCTCGAGCTGTGGCAGGGGCAGAGCCTGGCGAACCTGCGCCGGGGCGGACTACTGCAGGCACACGCCATCCGCCTCGAGGAGGACCGGATGCGCACCCTGGAACTGCGGATTCAGGCCGACGCCGAACTCGGCCTGCACCGGCAGCTGATCGGGGAGATCCGGTCCCTGGTGGCCACCAATCCGCTCAACGAGTGGCTGTACGGCCAGCTGATGGTGGCGCTGGCCCGGACCGGCCGCCGGGGTGAGGCGCTGCAGACGTACCAGGATCTGCGCCGCGTGCTCGACCACCAGCTCGGCCTCACCCCGCAGCCCGAGCTGCAGCGGCTGCACCGTGAGCTGCTCAGCCACGGCGAACCCGCGATGAGCAGCACCTGGCTGTACCGCAGTGTGCTCTCGGCGGCCTGA
- a CDS encoding branched-chain amino acid ABC transporter substrate-binding protein: MKRNLVRVLGGVAMMALVAGGAACSSGDGDSTEAGGEACGNKIAFFGALTGPSAALGINENNGVALAVEQYNEANPDCTVEHVGLDSQGSPDQAPGLAQRAIDDEKMLGIVGPAYSGESEAAGPLFAEAGLVTITPSATRPSLADQGWPTFFRGVGNDLSQGPAAGVYIRDVLGAQRVFVIDDQSAYGAGLADEVKKVLGDLVVDSDKVQGEGKQVDFSATVTKVRSANVDAVFYGGYYQEAGLIRKQLTDAGIAATMVAGDGVNDPAYVTSAGAAAAEGTILTCPCQPATEARGSFAADYEALHGSPPGTYSDTAYDAANILLEGIKEGNTTREALLEWVKNYEGEGVAASYKFDDKGEMEASQVVVWAFKVVNGEVVPDQEIPKS; this comes from the coding sequence TTGAAGCGTAATCTTGTACGCGTGCTCGGCGGCGTCGCCATGATGGCGCTCGTCGCCGGCGGTGCCGCCTGCAGCAGCGGGGACGGCGACAGCACGGAAGCTGGCGGCGAGGCGTGCGGCAACAAGATCGCCTTTTTTGGGGCGTTGACTGGCCCGTCGGCGGCGCTGGGCATCAACGAGAACAACGGTGTCGCGCTCGCGGTCGAGCAGTACAACGAGGCGAACCCGGACTGCACGGTCGAGCACGTCGGTCTCGACTCGCAGGGCAGCCCGGACCAGGCGCCCGGTCTGGCGCAGCGGGCCATCGACGACGAGAAGATGCTCGGCATCGTCGGCCCGGCGTACTCCGGTGAGTCCGAGGCGGCCGGCCCGCTGTTCGCCGAGGCCGGACTGGTCACCATCACCCCGTCGGCGACCCGGCCGAGCCTGGCCGACCAGGGCTGGCCGACCTTCTTCCGGGGCGTCGGCAACGACCTGAGCCAGGGCCCGGCCGCCGGCGTCTACATCCGCGACGTGCTGGGCGCGCAGCGGGTCTTCGTGATCGACGACCAGTCGGCGTACGGCGCGGGTCTGGCCGACGAGGTCAAGAAGGTCCTCGGTGACCTGGTCGTCGACTCCGACAAGGTCCAGGGCGAGGGCAAGCAGGTCGACTTCTCCGCCACCGTCACCAAGGTCCGCTCGGCCAACGTCGACGCGGTCTTCTACGGTGGGTACTACCAGGAGGCCGGCCTGATCCGGAAGCAGCTGACCGACGCGGGCATCGCCGCCACGATGGTCGCCGGTGACGGCGTCAACGACCCGGCGTACGTCACCTCCGCCGGTGCCGCCGCCGCCGAGGGCACCATCCTCACCTGCCCGTGCCAGCCGGCCACCGAGGCCCGGGGCAGCTTCGCCGCCGACTACGAGGCGCTGCACGGCTCCCCGCCGGGCACCTACAGCGACACCGCCTACGACGCGGCGAACATCCTGCTCGAGGGCATCAAGGAGGGCAACACCACCCGCGAGGCGCTGCTCGAGTGGGTGAAGAACTACGAGGGTGAAGGCGTCGCCGCCAGCTACAAGTTCGACGACAAGGGCGAGATGGAGGCCTCGCAGGTCGTCGTCTGGGCGTTCAAGGTCGTCAACGGTGAGGTCGTGCCGGACCAGGAGATCCCCAAGTCCTGA
- a CDS encoding branched-chain amino acid ABC transporter permease encodes MNVNGLLSNFGELTTTGLTQGAIYALVALGYTLVYGVLRLINFAHSEVFIAGAFAALWTWGALGLTQNSVVTGTGSIIFYLLIALLVAALASAATATVVERVAYRPLRKRNAPPLAFLITAIGASIVMAEAFGIYTRRLPQGLPTIVSNSPLFEVAGVPITTVQLLTVISALVMMVGLDFFINRSRIGRGVRAVAQDPNTAALMGVNKDRIIMTIFILGGLMAGVAGVLYNIRIGVLTYSVGFLLGLKAFTAAVLGGIGNLRGALLGGFLLGVVENYASGLFGTQWKDFVAFAVLVVLLMFRPTGLLGESLGRARV; translated from the coding sequence TTGAACGTCAATGGACTGCTCTCTAACTTCGGAGAGCTCACCACGACCGGCTTGACGCAGGGCGCCATCTATGCCCTGGTCGCGCTGGGCTACACGCTGGTCTACGGCGTGCTGCGTCTCATCAACTTCGCCCACTCCGAGGTGTTCATCGCCGGAGCGTTCGCCGCGCTCTGGACCTGGGGTGCCCTCGGACTCACCCAGAACTCGGTGGTCACCGGAACCGGGTCGATCATCTTCTACCTGCTGATCGCGCTGCTCGTCGCCGCGCTAGCCTCGGCGGCCACCGCCACCGTGGTGGAACGGGTGGCCTACCGACCGTTGCGTAAGCGTAACGCACCCCCGCTGGCTTTTCTGATCACCGCGATCGGCGCGTCGATCGTGATGGCCGAGGCCTTCGGCATCTACACCCGACGTCTGCCGCAGGGGCTGCCGACGATCGTCAGCAACAGCCCGCTGTTCGAGGTCGCCGGGGTGCCGATCACCACGGTGCAGCTGCTCACCGTCATCTCCGCCCTGGTGATGATGGTCGGCCTGGACTTCTTCATCAACCGCAGCCGGATCGGCCGGGGCGTGCGGGCCGTCGCCCAGGACCCGAACACCGCCGCGCTGATGGGGGTGAACAAGGACCGCATCATCATGACCATCTTCATCCTGGGTGGTCTGATGGCCGGTGTCGCCGGCGTCCTCTACAACATCCGCATCGGTGTGCTCACCTACAGCGTCGGCTTCCTGCTCGGCCTCAAGGCGTTCACCGCCGCGGTCCTCGGCGGGATCGGCAACCTGCGTGGCGCCCTGCTCGGCGGCTTCCTGCTCGGCGTGGTGGAGAACTACGCCTCCGGCCTGTTCGGTACGCAGTGGAAGGACTTCGTGGCCTTCGCCGTCCTGGTCGTGCTGCTGATGTTCCGCCCGACCGGTCTGCTCGGCGAGTCGTTGGGGAGGGCACGGGTATGA
- a CDS encoding aldo/keto reductase, giving the protein MSFTAGCGGPVDRAVADGMIGQLREFGTSLVDATDLTTGGDVETVVGRALRGRRTAVLLASRSGGRYTRSGRLVDVDARPETVTRSCHTTLRRLGTDYLDLYLLDRADPRVPVEESVQAMAALVAAGKVRHLGVAHVGVGQLRRAHAVHPLALVAAEYSLLGRCAETELLPAARALGIGFAAYRPLGAGLLTGRLDSPDQLAPDAYQHADPRFRPDNFARTRRMVGAAQRVATRRHVGVSRLALAWLLAQGPDVLPVAGTRDPTHLEMNLAAAAVRLDAAERARLATVSDPRDAVCPQPVGTDCRCRPDSADAGPDSADAGSDTRDAGPDSQDRAGD; this is encoded by the coding sequence ATGAGTTTCACCGCGGGCTGCGGTGGCCCGGTCGACCGGGCCGTCGCCGACGGGATGATCGGCCAGCTACGGGAGTTCGGCACCAGCCTGGTCGACGCCACCGACCTGACCACCGGCGGGGACGTCGAGACCGTCGTCGGCCGGGCGCTGCGCGGCCGCCGTACGGCGGTCCTGCTGGCCAGCCGCAGCGGCGGCCGCTACACCCGGAGCGGGCGGCTGGTCGACGTCGACGCCCGCCCCGAGACGGTGACCCGGTCCTGCCACACGACCCTGCGCCGGCTCGGCACCGACTACCTGGACCTGTACCTCCTCGACCGCGCCGACCCCCGGGTGCCGGTCGAGGAGAGCGTGCAGGCGATGGCCGCGCTGGTGGCCGCCGGCAAGGTACGCCACCTCGGCGTCGCCCACGTCGGCGTCGGTCAGCTCCGGCGTGCCCACGCGGTGCACCCGTTGGCGCTGGTAGCCGCCGAGTACTCGCTGCTCGGCCGCTGCGCCGAGACGGAACTGCTACCCGCCGCCCGGGCCCTGGGGATCGGGTTCGCGGCGTACCGCCCGCTCGGTGCCGGTCTGCTCACCGGGCGGCTGGACTCCCCCGACCAGCTGGCCCCCGACGCATACCAGCACGCCGACCCCCGGTTCCGGCCGGACAACTTCGCCCGTACGCGGCGGATGGTCGGCGCCGCGCAGCGGGTGGCCACCCGCCGGCACGTCGGGGTGAGTCGGCTCGCCCTGGCCTGGCTGCTGGCGCAGGGCCCCGACGTGTTGCCGGTGGCCGGCACCCGGGACCCGACCCACCTGGAGATGAACCTGGCCGCCGCAGCGGTCCGGCTCGACGCGGCCGAGCGGGCCCGCCTGGCCACGGTGTCCGACCCGCGCGACGCGGTCTGCCCGCAGCCGGTCGGGACCGACTGCCGCTGCCGGCCCGACAGCGCAGACGCTGGACCCGACAGCGCAGACGCTGGATCCGACACCAGAGACGCTGGACCCGACAGCCAGGACCGGGCCGGAGACTGA
- a CDS encoding methyltransferase, translated as MPSTSTPTLDPADIKRLGNAFCHAKLLLTATELGLFADLSSNGRSTADEIAARLHLAGRGAGDFLDALTVLGLLDRTAAGYDLADAARRHLVPGGPAFLGGFLDRANQVLYPAWGKLATALRTGRPQTPSAGAGAFAQMLADPVQRERYLGMMDGASGQLAPHLAAAVDWSAVSSVVDVGGARGNLAAALVTAHPHLSATVFDLPAMAPSFADHMRSLRPPTEVRFVGGDFFVDPLPTADVLIIGHVLHNWSPPQRQTLIARAYAALPPGGLLLVYDAMLDDEPADLARLLVSLNMLLVTSDGAEYRAADGEQWLREAGFAVQQRRSLGSSDTLLVARRPTAGS; from the coding sequence GTGCCGTCGACCTCGACGCCGACCCTCGACCCCGCTGACATCAAACGTCTGGGCAACGCCTTCTGCCACGCGAAGCTGCTGCTCACCGCCACCGAGCTCGGACTTTTCGCCGACCTGTCGAGCAACGGCCGGTCGACCGCCGACGAGATCGCCGCCCGGCTGCACCTGGCCGGCCGTGGCGCGGGCGACTTTCTCGACGCGCTCACCGTGCTCGGCCTGCTCGATCGGACCGCCGCCGGCTACGACCTGGCCGACGCGGCACGCCGGCACCTGGTCCCCGGCGGACCGGCCTTCCTCGGCGGCTTCCTCGACCGGGCCAACCAGGTGCTCTACCCGGCCTGGGGCAAGCTGGCCACCGCGTTGCGGACCGGGCGACCGCAGACCCCGTCGGCGGGCGCGGGCGCGTTCGCGCAGATGCTCGCCGACCCGGTCCAGCGTGAGCGGTACCTGGGCATGATGGACGGGGCCAGCGGTCAACTCGCGCCCCACCTGGCCGCTGCCGTCGACTGGTCGGCGGTCTCCAGCGTGGTAGACGTCGGCGGTGCCCGGGGCAACCTGGCCGCGGCGTTGGTGACGGCGCATCCGCACCTGTCGGCGACCGTGTTCGACCTGCCGGCGATGGCGCCGTCGTTCGCGGACCACATGCGGTCGCTGCGTCCGCCGACCGAGGTCCGGTTCGTCGGTGGTGATTTCTTCGTCGACCCGCTACCGACCGCCGACGTGCTGATCATCGGCCATGTCCTGCACAACTGGTCGCCGCCGCAACGGCAGACCCTGATCGCCCGGGCGTACGCCGCGCTGCCCCCCGGTGGCCTGCTGCTGGTCTACGACGCGATGCTCGACGACGAGCCGGCCGACCTGGCCCGGCTGCTGGTCAGCCTCAACATGCTCCTGGTCACCTCCGACGGTGCGGAGTACCGGGCGGCGGACGGCGAACAGTGGCTGCGCGAGGCCGGGTTCGCCGTACAGCAGCGCCGGTCACTCGGGAGCAGCGACACTCTGTTGGTCGCCCGCAGGCCCACCGCCGGCAGCTGA
- a CDS encoding anthrone oxygenase family protein, producing MTAQTWLGVVVLTGSGLTAGVLYAVALSVVPAFRALSPQRYVETHKLIGRRFDLVMPPTVLTWTVGDVVAAVLTGHPVVRLLLLVAAAAGCAVAVVSQLGNVPINRRVKALPAGALPPHWPDPRAHWRAFNLLRTGFAVLGLVANAAAVSHPSW from the coding sequence GTGACCGCCCAGACGTGGCTCGGCGTCGTCGTACTGACCGGCAGTGGCCTCACCGCCGGGGTGCTGTACGCCGTCGCGCTCAGCGTGGTCCCGGCGTTCCGGGCCCTTTCCCCGCAGCGCTACGTCGAGACCCACAAGCTGATCGGCCGTCGGTTCGACCTGGTGATGCCGCCCACGGTGCTCACCTGGACGGTGGGCGACGTGGTCGCCGCCGTGCTCACCGGGCACCCCGTGGTACGGCTGCTGCTGCTCGTCGCCGCTGCGGCCGGCTGCGCGGTGGCGGTGGTGTCGCAGCTGGGCAACGTGCCGATCAACCGCCGGGTGAAGGCGCTGCCGGCCGGGGCGCTGCCGCCGCACTGGCCCGACCCGCGTGCCCACTGGCGCGCGTTCAATCTGCTCAGGACGGGTTTCGCGGTGCTGGGCCTGGTCGCCAACGCCGCCGCCGTGTCTCATCCGTCCTGGTGA
- a CDS encoding glycosyltransferase family A protein — MTVSVGIPTRGDDPAALVRTVRAALRAARTAGETAEVLVVVNGRSRLPELDRIAGGRLRVHYRERRNVAAARNVVLDAAVHDTVLYVDDDCLVPPSWCVDMSRALARPDRTALCAPIRTVVSGPVSAFVDYLRLFDAIPVDETEADTLTTGNCGVRRDRLGPDLRFCEDLHTSGEDSDFGAALHEAGHRIGWLSGAPPVMHGCAEQIGEITDRYLRYGASAPELLLRRNRARVVTHRALDWYRERTRDEFRTYRRFAEFADPRVRAAFAVYEYLMISSALLGYLVRLGELTGCLLVELDRTALSRAWRDLAARIEAATRDVDWTALPVDYRRIATGASERQPALAEVRQALRTHARPVPVVPDGPAAEILARGGEQPGEYLALLERVRRVWHPIRDADPDQPAVPPSEFDRRMRAVGVSFAVAGAAAEYCALVDRIAANGTDARSPQRTSAVDVRQGAQR; from the coding sequence ATGACGGTCTCGGTAGGGATACCCACCAGGGGCGACGACCCCGCCGCGCTCGTCCGGACCGTCCGGGCGGCGCTGCGGGCCGCCCGGACCGCCGGGGAGACCGCAGAGGTCCTGGTGGTCGTCAACGGCCGGTCACGACTGCCGGAACTGGACCGGATCGCCGGTGGCCGGCTACGGGTGCACTACCGCGAACGGCGCAACGTGGCGGCGGCCCGCAACGTCGTACTGGACGCGGCGGTCCACGACACCGTCCTGTACGTCGACGACGACTGTCTGGTGCCGCCGTCCTGGTGCGTGGACATGTCGCGGGCGCTCGCCCGCCCGGACCGGACGGCGCTCTGCGCACCGATCCGTACCGTGGTGTCCGGACCGGTCAGCGCCTTCGTCGACTATCTGCGGCTGTTCGACGCGATCCCGGTCGACGAGACCGAAGCCGACACGCTCACCACCGGCAACTGCGGGGTACGGCGCGACCGGCTCGGCCCGGACCTGCGCTTCTGCGAGGACCTGCACACCTCGGGCGAGGACTCGGACTTCGGTGCCGCGTTGCACGAGGCCGGCCACCGCATCGGCTGGTTGTCCGGCGCGCCGCCGGTGATGCACGGCTGCGCCGAGCAGATCGGCGAGATCACCGACCGCTACCTGCGCTACGGCGCCAGCGCACCCGAACTGCTGCTGCGGCGCAACCGCGCCCGGGTCGTCACCCACCGCGCGCTGGACTGGTACCGGGAGCGGACCCGGGACGAGTTCCGCACCTACCGGCGGTTCGCCGAGTTCGCCGACCCCCGGGTGCGCGCCGCGTTCGCCGTCTACGAGTATCTGATGATCAGTTCGGCGTTGCTCGGCTACCTGGTACGCCTCGGCGAACTGACCGGATGCCTGCTGGTGGAGCTGGACCGCACGGCACTGAGCCGGGCCTGGCGCGACCTGGCCGCCCGGATCGAGGCGGCGACCCGGGACGTCGACTGGACGGCGTTGCCGGTCGACTACCGACGGATCGCCACCGGCGCGTCGGAACGCCAGCCGGCGCTGGCCGAGGTGCGACAGGCACTGCGTACCCATGCCCGCCCGGTGCCGGTGGTGCCGGACGGACCCGCCGCGGAGATCCTGGCCCGCGGCGGCGAGCAGCCCGGCGAGTACCTGGCGCTGTTGGAGCGGGTCCGCCGGGTGTGGCACCCGATCCGCGACGCCGACCCGGACCAGCCGGCGGTGCCGCCGTCGGAGTTCGACCGACGGATGCGGGCCGTCGGGGTCTCGTTCGCGGTGGCCGGTGCCGCCGCCGAGTACTGCGCCCTGGTGGACCGGATCGCCGCCAACGGCACCGACGCCCGCTCGCCGCAGCGGACCTCCGCCGTCGACGTCCGACAGGGCGCGCAGCGGTGA
- a CDS encoding ABC transporter ATP-binding protein produces the protein MADTATTGAGATAATREPLLEVDHVTLRFGGVVALNDVDFTLYKGEILGLIGPNGAGKTTCFNAMTGIYRPSEGEIRFRGERITGKKRHQITKMGMARTFQNIRLFPEMTALENVQVGADAHHKTSVISAMLRLPRHWREERDGREKARELLDFVGIGKRINEMARNLSYGEQRRLEIARALATDPVLLCLDEPAAGFNPAEKEELLQLIRQIRDRGVTVLLIEHDMRLVMGVTDRIVVLEFGKKIADGLPAEVREDHRVIAAYLGVPDDAA, from the coding sequence GTGGCTGACACCGCGACGACCGGGGCCGGTGCCACCGCCGCGACCCGCGAACCCCTGCTCGAGGTCGACCATGTCACGCTGCGCTTCGGCGGCGTGGTCGCGCTCAACGACGTGGACTTCACTCTCTACAAGGGGGAGATCCTCGGGCTGATCGGTCCGAACGGGGCCGGCAAGACGACCTGCTTCAACGCGATGACCGGTATCTACCGGCCCAGCGAGGGCGAGATCCGGTTCCGTGGCGAGCGGATCACCGGAAAGAAGCGTCACCAGATCACCAAGATGGGGATGGCGCGTACCTTCCAGAACATCCGGCTCTTCCCGGAGATGACCGCCCTGGAGAACGTCCAGGTCGGCGCGGACGCCCACCACAAGACCAGCGTGATCTCGGCGATGCTGCGGCTGCCCCGGCACTGGCGGGAGGAGCGCGACGGCCGGGAGAAGGCCCGCGAGCTGCTGGACTTCGTCGGAATCGGCAAGCGGATCAACGAGATGGCCCGCAACCTGTCGTACGGCGAACAGCGGCGCCTGGAGATCGCCCGCGCGTTGGCGACCGACCCGGTGCTGCTCTGCCTCGACGAACCGGCGGCCGGCTTCAACCCGGCGGAGAAGGAGGAGCTGCTCCAGCTGATCCGCCAGATCCGCGACCGGGGCGTCACCGTGCTGCTGATCGAGCACGACATGCGCCTGGTCATGGGGGTCACCGACCGGATCGTCGTGCTGGAGTTCGGAAAGAAGATCGCCGACGGACTCCCCGCCGAGGTGCGGGAGGACCACCGGGTGATCGCCGCCTACCTGGGAGTGCCCGACGATGCTGCTTGA
- a CDS encoding branched-chain amino acid ABC transporter permease has translation MTSVRGKLHDVRGQISDRWHHMPKWARWALIAAVVVFFYALPNKEFYQYLGPIPTTESNFAQVLFTVSIYVLLAVGLNIVVGFAGLLDLGYFGFFAVGAYTVAVLTSPSSDLKTLWPWLAALPLAIGITMISGLMLGTPTLRLRGDYLAIVTLGFAEMIRIAAVSSEFLKGQRGLNQIPHPPGEYADGKPVFGVLDARPYYWLVLTVIIVVVILVTNLSNSRVGRAWVSIREDEDAAQLMGVPTFKFKLWAFAMGAAIGGLAGALFAGKQNFVSSQNFELLNSIIILAAVILGGSGNIVGAIVGGGLVAYLIERFRGIELFGVELYEYRFLVFGLTLVVMMIFRPQGLISSKRRAAEFKDRRKEVTVGG, from the coding sequence ATGACAAGCGTGCGAGGCAAGCTGCACGACGTGCGCGGTCAGATCTCCGATCGCTGGCACCACATGCCGAAGTGGGCCCGCTGGGCGTTGATCGCCGCGGTGGTCGTCTTCTTCTACGCGTTGCCGAACAAGGAGTTCTACCAGTACCTCGGGCCGATCCCGACCACCGAGTCGAACTTCGCCCAGGTGCTGTTCACCGTCTCGATCTACGTTCTGCTGGCCGTCGGCCTCAACATCGTGGTCGGCTTCGCCGGCCTGCTCGACCTGGGCTACTTCGGCTTCTTCGCCGTCGGGGCCTACACGGTCGCGGTGCTGACCTCGCCCAGCAGCGACCTCAAGACCCTCTGGCCGTGGCTGGCGGCGCTGCCGTTGGCGATCGGCATCACAATGATCTCCGGCCTGATGCTCGGCACCCCGACCCTGCGACTGCGCGGTGACTACCTGGCGATCGTCACCCTCGGCTTCGCCGAGATGATCCGAATCGCGGCGGTCAGCTCCGAGTTCCTCAAGGGTCAGCGGGGTCTCAACCAGATCCCGCACCCGCCCGGCGAGTACGCCGACGGCAAGCCGGTCTTCGGTGTGCTGGACGCCCGCCCGTACTACTGGCTGGTGCTCACCGTGATCATCGTGGTGGTCATCCTGGTTACCAACCTCAGCAACAGTCGGGTCGGCCGGGCCTGGGTCTCCATCCGCGAGGACGAGGACGCCGCCCAGCTGATGGGCGTGCCGACGTTCAAGTTCAAGCTGTGGGCGTTCGCCATGGGCGCGGCGATCGGCGGGCTCGCCGGCGCGCTCTTCGCCGGCAAGCAGAACTTCGTCAGCTCGCAGAACTTCGAGCTGCTCAACTCGATCATCATCCTGGCGGCGGTGATCCTCGGCGGCTCCGGCAACATCGTCGGCGCGATCGTCGGCGGTGGCCTGGTGGCGTACCTGATCGAACGCTTCCGGGGCATCGAGCTGTTCGGGGTGGAGCTGTACGAGTACCGGTTCCTGGTCTTCGGGCTCACCCTCGTCGTCATGATGATCTTCCGGCCGCAGGGCCTGATCTCCAGCAAACGCCGGGCAGCCGAGTTCAAGGACCGGCGTAAGGAGGTGACCGTCGGTGGCTGA